The following coding sequences lie in one Alkalibacter saccharofermentans DSM 14828 genomic window:
- a CDS encoding NCS2 family permease gives MKSFLDSFFKLKENNTNVKTEVMAGITTFMTMAYILIVNPSILSVTGMDFNALITATAIAAAIGTFFMAIFANYPFALAPGMGLNAYFAYVVVLQMGYSWEIALTAIFVEGIIFILLSFFNVREALFNAIPSTLKKAVGVGIGLFITFIGLQNAGVIVGNQATLVGLGSLKSITAILTLVGVIITVVMIVKKVRGAILWGILITYLLGLISQFAGIYVVNPDIGMYSLIPSGIISAPPSLEPIFFKFDFAQMLSLDFVIVIFTFLFVDLFDTLGTLIGVSTKAGFLTKEGKLPKIKQALLADAVATTAGAVLGTSTTTTYVESASGVADGGRTGLTAFTTGVLFILALVFSPVISVIPAFATAPALIVVGLFMMEHVVDIDFNDYTEALPAFLTILMMPLAYSISDGLAFGGISYVLVKLLSGKRKDIHPVMYIIALMFIVYFIF, from the coding sequence ATGAAATCATTTTTGGATTCTTTTTTTAAGTTGAAGGAAAATAATACAAATGTGAAAACAGAAGTAATGGCTGGTATAACGACATTTATGACTATGGCTTATATATTAATCGTTAATCCCAGCATATTATCTGTAACGGGAATGGATTTTAATGCACTTATAACAGCTACAGCTATAGCAGCTGCTATCGGAACTTTTTTTATGGCTATATTCGCTAATTATCCTTTTGCTCTAGCGCCTGGAATGGGCTTAAATGCTTATTTTGCATACGTAGTAGTACTACAAATGGGATATAGTTGGGAAATTGCCTTAACGGCCATTTTTGTAGAAGGTATTATTTTCATTCTTTTAAGTTTTTTTAATGTCAGAGAAGCTTTGTTTAATGCAATACCTTCAACATTAAAAAAAGCTGTAGGGGTAGGGATTGGCCTGTTCATTACATTTATAGGACTACAAAATGCAGGTGTAATCGTCGGAAATCAAGCTACTTTAGTAGGATTGGGAAGTTTGAAATCTATCACGGCTATTTTAACTTTAGTCGGAGTAATAATTACAGTTGTTATGATAGTAAAAAAAGTAAGAGGCGCGATTCTTTGGGGGATACTAATTACTTATTTGTTGGGACTTATATCTCAATTTGCGGGAATATATGTTGTAAACCCTGATATCGGGATGTATTCATTAATTCCTTCTGGCATAATATCGGCACCCCCATCTCTTGAACCGATATTTTTCAAATTTGATTTTGCACAAATGCTGAGTTTGGATTTCGTGATTGTAATTTTCACATTTTTATTTGTAGACCTATTTGATACTTTGGGAACATTAATAGGTGTATCTACTAAAGCTGGATTTTTAACTAAGGAAGGAAAGCTTCCTAAAATAAAGCAAGCGCTCTTGGCAGATGCCGTAGCTACAACAGCCGGTGCTGTATTAGGGACTTCAACTACTACAACATACGTTGAAAGTGCTTCAGGAGTGGCAGATGGTGGAAGAACAGGTTTGACTGCATTCACAACTGGAGTATTGTTTATTCTGGCTCTTGTTTTTAGCCCTGTAATTTCAGTAATACCTGCATTTGCAACTGCTCCAGCTTTGATTGTCGTTGGATTGTTTATGATGGAACATGTTGTGGATATAGATTTTAATGACTACACTGAAGCGCTGCCAGCTTTTTTAACAATACTCATGATGCCTTTGGCATACAGTATTTCGGATGGTCTTGCATTTGGAGGGATATCCTATGTTCTAGTCAAGCTGCTGTCAGGCAAAAGGAAAGATATTCATCCCGTTATGTATATTATAGCGTTGATGTTTATAGTATATTTTATTTTTTAA